A single region of the Triticum dicoccoides isolate Atlit2015 ecotype Zavitan chromosome 2B, WEW_v2.0, whole genome shotgun sequence genome encodes:
- the LOC119368395 gene encoding histone H4-like, translating into MSGRGKGGKGLGNGGAKRHRKVLRDNIQGITKPAIRRLARRGGVKRISGLIYEETRGVLKIFLENVIRDAVTYTEHARRKTVTAMDVVYALKRQGRTLYGFGG; encoded by the coding sequence ATGTCCGGCCGCGGCAAGGGCGGGAAGGGTCTGGGCAATGGCGGCGCCAAGCGCCACCGGAAAGTGCTGCGGGACAACATCCAGGGCATCACGAAGCCGGCTATCCGGCGTCTGGCTCGCAGGGGCGGCGTGAAGCGCATCTCGGGgctcatctacgaggagacccgcggcgtgctcaagatcttcctcgagaacgTCATCCGCGACGCCGTCACCTACACCGAGCACGCCCGCCGCAAGACCGTCACCGCCATGGACGTCGTCTACGCGCTCAAGCGACAGGGGCGCACCCTCTACGGCTTCGGCGGCTGA
- the LOC119368396 gene encoding acidic endochitinase-like gives MATRSSLLQLLVVAVAAAQFLGSEAGGISIYWGQNGGEGTLAATCATGNYKFVNIAFLSSFGNGQPPVLNLAGHCVPTNGGCARLSSDIKSCQSNGVKVMLSIGGGAGGYYLSSSQDAKNVATYLWNNFLGGASSSRPLGDAVLDGIDFDIEGGTPLHWDDLARFLKGYSNSGRRVYLTAAPQCPFPDAWVGGALNTGLFDYVWVQFYNNAPCQYTSGSTSNLADSWKQWLTVPAKQIFLGLPASPQAAGSGFIPADDLKSDVLPLIKSAGKYGGIMLWSKYYDDQDGYSSSVKSDV, from the exons ATGGCTACTAGGTCATCTCTGCTGCAACTGCTGGTCGTGGCAGTAGCCGCAGCGCAGTTTCTCGGGTCGGAAGCCGGCGGCATTTCCATCTACTGGGGTCAGAATGGTGGAGAGGGCACGCTGGCTGCAACCTGCGCCACTGGCAACTACAAATTTGTCAACATTGCCTTCCTTTCCTCCTTCGGCAATGGCCAGCCGCCAGTCCTCAACCTGGCAGGCCACTGCGTCCCAACCAACGGCGGGTGCGCTAGGCTAAGCTCCGACATCAAGTCATGCCAGAGCAACGGCGTCAAGGTCATGCTCTCCATCGGTGGCGGGGCAGGCGGCTACTACCTTTCCTCGTCCCAGGACGCTAAGAATGTCGCGACGTACCTGTGG aacaaCTTCTTAGGAGGTGCGTCATCTTCGCGGCCTCTCGGTGATGCAGTCCTCGACGGCATCGACTTCGATATCGAGGGTGGTACACCCCTGCACTGGGACGATCTTGCAAGGTTCCTAAAAGGGTATAGCAACTCCGGCAGGAGAGTGTACTTGACTGCCGCGCCACAGTGCCCTTTTCCTGATGCATGGGTGGGAGGCgccctcaacaccggcctctttgACTATGTGTGGGTGCAGTTCTACAACAACGCTCCTTGTCAGTATACTTCAGGCAGCACTTCCAATCTAGCTGATTCATGGAAGCAGTGGTTGACAGTTCCTGCAAAGCAGATCTTCCTTGGTCTCCCGGCGTCACCTCAGGCCGCCGGGAGCGGGTTCATCCCGGCTGATGACCTAAAGTCGGATGTTCTCCCATTGATCAAGAGTGCAGGGAAGTATGGTGGGATCATGTTGTGGTCCAAGTATTATGATGACCAAGATGGCTATAGCTCTTCGGTGAAGAGTGATgtttga